One genomic region from Chthonomonas calidirosea T49 encodes:
- a CDS encoding glycosyltransferase family 2 protein produces MNQQPEAIVQPLEAHLSTRTLPVIGIVLVNYNGGNYLPACLQSLTAVAYPSVKIVLVDNASTDGSADWVAAHYPNVHLIRLAENTGITGGNEAGITWCLAQQCDYVLLLNNDTEVDSHFLTHLVAAAEPDTIVVPKILYHDDPKRINNHFGDFDYWRGVHRDFFYNHLDDTHTSQIVYGKMTSTCATLFPSELLKRIGAYDAAYFIYYDDTDLITRAVRLGAKVKFVPQAVVYHKESSTSGGKMSPLTVYYCTRNRLYFMRKHQQNPAALVFFFIYFFITRLPWGVLRLIKGERRQIRAMMNGVVDFLKGRMGKAPKERYDP; encoded by the coding sequence ATGAACCAACAGCCGGAAGCGATCGTCCAACCGCTCGAAGCTCACCTGTCTACCCGCACCTTACCTGTCATAGGTATCGTGCTTGTAAACTATAATGGAGGTAACTATTTGCCTGCATGCCTGCAGTCTCTCACAGCGGTCGCCTATCCCTCGGTCAAGATTGTGCTTGTTGATAACGCCTCCACCGACGGCTCTGCCGATTGGGTCGCTGCTCACTACCCCAATGTCCATCTCATACGCCTTGCAGAAAACACGGGCATCACCGGCGGAAATGAGGCCGGCATTACGTGGTGTCTTGCGCAGCAATGCGATTACGTGTTACTGCTCAATAATGACACGGAAGTCGATTCGCATTTTCTTACTCATCTTGTGGCGGCTGCGGAGCCGGATACCATCGTTGTTCCGAAAATCCTCTATCATGACGATCCCAAACGCATCAATAACCATTTTGGCGACTTTGACTACTGGCGAGGGGTGCATCGAGACTTTTTTTACAACCATCTAGACGATACTCATACCTCACAGATCGTCTATGGGAAGATGACAAGCACCTGTGCCACTCTCTTTCCAAGTGAACTCTTGAAACGTATCGGCGCCTATGATGCAGCTTACTTCATCTACTACGACGATACAGACCTCATTACTCGCGCCGTACGCCTTGGAGCAAAAGTCAAATTTGTGCCCCAAGCCGTTGTCTACCACAAGGAGAGCAGTACGAGCGGGGGAAAAATGTCTCCCCTTACCGTGTACTACTGTACCCGTAACCGCCTTTACTTCATGCGCAAGCACCAACAAAATCCTGCAGCCCTTGTTTTCTTTTTTATCTACTTCTTCATTACACGCCTCCCCTGGGGAGTTCTGAGGCTTATAAAAGGGGAGAGAAGGCAGATTCGGGCGATGATGAATGGGGTTGTAGATTTTTTAAAGGGTCGTATGGGAAAAGCCCCAAAGGAGCGATATGACCCATGA
- a CDS encoding glycosyltransferase, producing MLGSAGNKKLGVCIPAYQRPEQLERCLLSVIESARPFNVPIFIADDAPNSPNRLVVTRLQQRYPLLFYSPNLSRLGLDRNILHAANLCPCEYVWLLGEDDRMEPTGIANVLDVLSKATNLPFLVVNYRYVDPTVETVLCEKVLPLERDTAMEAPTFFRQYGWTIGFIGSCVLRTEPFRKVDPERYIGTYYAHVGVIMEMLVGKTLFVLAEPVVRNRVGSAEVFSWSDRYWEVFRGWNELTDRLKPLYGPEVCRDACTSFCKAMGIGTLRFLCARRAERLYNIKYFIKEPLIRSHWKGLKRVAAFSIALTPPLIFCFGRYLWNRRRKRHGRPIQDVNLSPQRISAPYEEGHS from the coding sequence ATGTTAGGAAGCGCTGGCAATAAAAAGCTGGGTGTTTGCATCCCGGCCTACCAGCGTCCAGAGCAGCTAGAGCGGTGCCTTCTATCTGTTATCGAATCGGCACGTCCCTTCAACGTCCCCATTTTTATTGCTGACGATGCGCCAAATTCGCCTAATCGCCTCGTTGTAACACGCCTCCAACAACGCTATCCTCTTCTCTTCTACTCTCCCAACCTATCCCGACTAGGGCTTGATCGCAACATTCTTCATGCGGCGAACCTCTGTCCCTGCGAATATGTTTGGCTTTTGGGAGAGGACGATCGCATGGAACCAACAGGCATCGCCAACGTTTTAGATGTGCTATCAAAAGCGACAAATCTTCCCTTTTTGGTGGTGAACTATCGTTATGTGGATCCTACCGTGGAGACGGTACTCTGTGAGAAGGTGCTTCCTTTGGAACGAGATACCGCTATGGAGGCACCGACATTCTTCCGACAGTATGGCTGGACGATCGGTTTTATCGGAAGCTGTGTGCTAAGAACCGAGCCTTTCCGAAAGGTAGATCCAGAACGCTACATCGGAACCTATTACGCCCATGTCGGTGTTATTATGGAGATGCTCGTCGGCAAAACGCTCTTTGTGCTTGCGGAGCCCGTGGTACGTAATCGCGTAGGCAGCGCCGAGGTTTTTTCCTGGTCGGATCGCTATTGGGAGGTGTTCCGAGGATGGAACGAGTTAACAGATAGGCTAAAGCCTCTTTACGGCCCGGAAGTCTGTCGAGACGCGTGCACGTCCTTTTGTAAAGCAATGGGAATCGGCACACTGCGTTTTCTTTGTGCCCGCAGAGCCGAGCGCCTCTATAACATCAAATATTTTATCAAGGAGCCACTTATCCGATCTCACTGGAAGGGGCTTAAGCGTGTGGCAGCTTTTAGCATCGCCCTAACCCCCCCTTTGATTTTCTGCTTTGGCCGCTATCTGTGGAATCGTCGGCGTAAGCGTCATGGTCGCCCCATTCAGGATGTAAACCTTTCCCCACAACGGATATCTGCCCCTTATGAAGAGGGTCACTCGTAA
- a CDS encoding glycosyltransferase family 4 protein, whose product MRIGINLLYLLPNHVGGTQTYAEGLIQGLASIDKDNEYCLFVNLEAENLQLTDAPNVRKVVCPVRASSRRARYLYEQLQLPQRIKREGIELLHSCGYVGPLWPACPHIVTVHDLNYIAFGNQMEASRRLMLAFLVPRIARRAARVIAVSEFTRQELIVHIGLKKEQICVIHEAPKARPPCPKQKLQEVRQQFGLDGPYLLAFSSLSPHKNIPFLLEGFSKIASIYSYPLVLVGHTPPGSEVEQKIEQLGLGDRVIRTGYVADDVVSALLDGATLFVFPSKYEGFGLPILEAQQAGVPVVCSQVASLPEVAGEGALYFDPHSQTSLLSALRTALDDDSIRKALRQKGYANVARFSWKKAAEETLALYKAVLYNSNRKG is encoded by the coding sequence ATGCGTATCGGAATTAATCTGCTCTATCTTCTACCGAACCATGTGGGCGGAACGCAGACCTACGCGGAGGGGTTAATCCAGGGACTAGCCTCCATTGACAAAGACAATGAGTACTGCCTTTTCGTCAATTTGGAAGCTGAGAACCTCCAACTTACCGATGCACCGAACGTTCGTAAAGTTGTCTGCCCCGTACGGGCAAGTAGCCGAAGAGCGCGCTATCTTTATGAGCAGCTCCAACTGCCCCAACGCATAAAGAGGGAGGGCATTGAGCTGCTGCATTCCTGTGGATATGTTGGGCCTCTATGGCCTGCCTGCCCTCACATCGTCACCGTTCACGATCTGAACTATATCGCTTTTGGAAATCAGATGGAAGCATCCCGACGCCTTATGCTAGCCTTCTTGGTGCCTCGGATAGCACGGCGGGCTGCTCGCGTGATCGCCGTATCTGAATTTACACGCCAAGAGCTCATAGTGCATATCGGCCTTAAGAAAGAACAGATCTGTGTGATACACGAAGCACCTAAAGCGCGTCCACCCTGTCCGAAGCAGAAACTGCAGGAGGTACGCCAACAATTCGGCTTGGACGGCCCCTATCTCTTAGCCTTTAGCAGCCTTAGCCCACATAAAAACATCCCATTTTTACTGGAAGGCTTCTCAAAAATCGCATCTATCTATTCTTATCCTCTTGTGCTAGTAGGGCATACGCCACCCGGCTCAGAGGTAGAACAAAAAATCGAGCAACTTGGGTTAGGAGATCGAGTAATCCGCACAGGCTATGTGGCTGACGACGTCGTAAGTGCGCTTTTAGACGGCGCAACGCTCTTCGTTTTTCCCTCGAAATATGAAGGGTTTGGCCTTCCTATCCTAGAAGCGCAGCAGGCTGGCGTCCCAGTTGTATGTTCTCAGGTGGCATCCTTACCTGAAGTCGCGGGTGAAGGCGCTCTCTACTTCGATCCGCACTCCCAGACATCGCTTCTATCCGCTTTAAGGACAGCCCTTGATGACGATTCGATTCGCAAGGCTTTACGTCAGAAAGGGTATGCTAATGTAGCACGCTTCTCTTGGAAAAAGGCTGCTGAAGAGACTTTGGCGCTCTATAAAGCCGTATTATACAACTCGAATAGGAAAGGGTAG
- a CDS encoding glycosyltransferase family 4 protein, whose amino-acid sequence MRILLLTTYFRPESATNAILMTLLGEELTRQGHEVFVITGMPHYDQNCIWPAYRGKLWMREQIGSMRVYRVYLYVPSKKTSFWGRLLNYLSFNLTSGIAGLLIGRFDAILAPSPPLTNGITAWALSRIKGVPFIYNVQDIYPDVAVRLGVLQNRAVIRFFEQVERFVYRKAAAVSVISDCFKANLLRKGVPEWKVEVIPNFIDENFVRPLPRHNAFSKEHDLDDKFVALFAGNVGLSQGLETLLEAALCLQNLQDLRIVIVGDGASKTALVERAHALGLNNVIFLPLQPYERVPELYSAADVGLIPLRRGLTEDSVPSKLFTIMGVGRPVIAGVDPESDTHRVIQTAGCGLCIPPEDAKALASALQGLYEDRALAEKMGRAGRDYVVQHFTCQKVAQRYSALFESLKSRSVH is encoded by the coding sequence GTGCGCATTCTCCTGCTGACAACCTATTTCCGACCAGAAAGCGCCACCAATGCCATTCTTATGACGCTTTTAGGAGAGGAGCTGACACGCCAGGGGCATGAAGTTTTCGTGATTACCGGTATGCCTCATTACGACCAAAACTGCATCTGGCCAGCCTATCGAGGCAAACTGTGGATGCGAGAGCAAATAGGCTCTATGCGAGTCTATCGTGTCTATCTCTATGTGCCTTCGAAAAAGACAAGTTTTTGGGGCAGGCTGCTAAACTATCTCTCCTTTAACCTCACCTCTGGCATTGCAGGATTGCTCATTGGGCGCTTCGATGCCATCCTTGCTCCCTCCCCTCCGCTCACAAACGGTATCACCGCGTGGGCATTGAGCCGCATTAAAGGCGTACCATTTATCTACAACGTTCAAGACATCTATCCTGATGTAGCCGTTCGCCTTGGTGTGTTGCAAAACAGAGCGGTCATCCGTTTTTTTGAACAGGTGGAACGCTTTGTCTATCGAAAAGCAGCTGCGGTCAGCGTTATTTCAGACTGTTTTAAGGCCAATCTCCTGCGCAAAGGGGTTCCTGAGTGGAAAGTTGAGGTCATTCCCAACTTCATTGATGAGAACTTTGTACGACCTCTACCACGCCACAACGCCTTCAGCAAAGAGCATGACCTCGATGATAAGTTCGTGGCGCTTTTTGCCGGAAACGTCGGGCTTTCGCAGGGCCTGGAGACGTTATTAGAAGCAGCTCTCTGCCTTCAAAATCTGCAAGACCTCCGCATCGTCATTGTTGGCGATGGAGCCTCTAAAACGGCCCTTGTAGAACGCGCTCATGCCCTAGGGCTTAACAACGTGATCTTTCTGCCCCTTCAACCGTACGAACGCGTACCAGAGCTCTACTCCGCAGCCGATGTGGGACTGATCCCATTACGTAGAGGACTTACGGAGGATTCGGTTCCTAGCAAACTTTTTACCATCATGGGGGTGGGGCGTCCCGTTATCGCTGGTGTTGACCCAGAAAGCGACACGCATCGCGTGATTCAGACGGCAGGCTGCGGGTTATGCATCCCTCCCGAAGACGCCAAAGCGCTCGCTTCTGCGCTGCAAGGGCTTTATGAAGATCGCGCTTTAGCTGAAAAAATGGGGCGTGCCGGTAGAGACTATGTGGTACAACACTTCACCTGTCAGAAGGTCGCCCAGCGCTATAGTGCCCTTTTTGAAAGCCTAAAGTCTCGATCCGTACACTGA
- a CDS encoding S41 family peptidase has protein sequence MKKFLRRLGAVTGLVGVTAGAFWVGRQMASHADTSLWSLQRLIATDRRHLASIELADGRFALQDVNVPPAEVFESVLEHVRHDYVRSYGTETSLGDGALSGMFASLNDPKTDFLKPSLGQAHTDALQGRFYGIGVVLNVLQTKQKDVDYRYLTVTDVMPNSPAQKAGLQDGDRITHIDGHWIIAYSILDDVNRIQDETGKSDADKQKELEVVANKFKDGYSLSKAIELLTTGIGQTHQLTIVRPGEAAPLTKTVTTALTVVPSVSYRLLGDGIGYLRIQLFNQESEKAFQQALANIGPLKQLIVDLRQNPGGVEAINTPNLDGWHAAQTLIGELTGGGKAGIIEKHPNDRSPIMIAASKKLPVQKITVLVDAGTANIAEFVAAALHDLAHAQIVGTHTEGDDVLQLYAPLPDGAAIEIATAHLLTATGTDLSRGLTPDISLTPNQVDTDAAIQRAE, from the coding sequence GTGAAAAAGTTTTTGCGCCGTCTCGGTGCAGTTACGGGTTTGGTTGGAGTAACGGCAGGCGCTTTTTGGGTTGGGCGCCAAATGGCCTCGCACGCAGACACCTCTTTGTGGAGTCTACAGCGGCTGATCGCGACAGACCGACGGCACCTTGCCAGCATCGAGCTAGCAGATGGGCGTTTCGCCTTACAAGACGTAAACGTTCCCCCAGCTGAGGTTTTCGAAAGTGTGCTTGAACATGTGCGGCACGACTACGTGCGTAGCTACGGCACGGAGACCTCCTTGGGCGACGGTGCCCTCTCAGGCATGTTTGCCTCCCTCAACGATCCCAAAACGGACTTCCTGAAACCTTCGTTAGGGCAAGCACATACCGATGCTCTGCAAGGCCGTTTTTACGGTATCGGGGTCGTGCTGAATGTCCTGCAAACCAAACAGAAGGACGTAGACTATCGTTACCTCACCGTTACCGATGTTATGCCCAATAGCCCTGCGCAAAAGGCCGGTCTGCAAGATGGCGACCGCATTACCCATATTGATGGGCACTGGATTATCGCCTACTCTATCCTCGACGATGTGAACCGCATTCAAGATGAAACCGGCAAAAGCGACGCGGACAAACAGAAAGAACTTGAGGTCGTTGCCAATAAATTCAAAGATGGCTACTCCCTCTCTAAAGCCATAGAACTTCTCACTACAGGAATCGGACAAACCCACCAGCTCACCATTGTACGCCCCGGTGAGGCTGCCCCCCTTACAAAAACCGTTACCACCGCACTTACCGTGGTGCCCTCGGTATCCTACCGCCTTCTTGGCGACGGAATAGGCTATCTGCGCATCCAACTTTTCAACCAGGAGAGCGAAAAAGCCTTCCAACAGGCCTTGGCAAATATAGGCCCCCTCAAACAACTGATCGTTGACCTACGTCAAAACCCAGGAGGGGTGGAGGCTATCAACACGCCTAATCTTGACGGATGGCACGCAGCACAGACTCTTATCGGAGAGCTCACCGGTGGCGGAAAAGCTGGAATTATAGAAAAGCACCCTAATGACCGCTCGCCCATCATGATAGCGGCTTCCAAAAAGCTCCCTGTCCAAAAGATCACCGTGCTTGTAGACGCCGGCACAGCTAATATCGCCGAGTTTGTGGCAGCAGCCCTACATGATCTCGCTCACGCTCAAATCGTGGGCACCCATACCGAGGGTGATGATGTGCTGCAACTCTACGCCCCGCTCCCTGATGGGGCCGCCATAGAGATCGCCACAGCGCACCTTTTAACGGCAACAGGTACCGACCTAAGCCGTGGGCTAACACCGGATATCTCTTTAACGCCCAACCAAGTGGATACCGATGCGGCCATCCAACGTGCAGAATAG
- a CDS encoding S41 family peptidase: MKREIVSPLVVSVVFLALLAGFASKSLSQSALQPGFHSARFLQSDDATQNPQNAKNSADAEAMYAEGLSLLRKYYYGSIGENKTRQLTYDAIRGMLLTLHDPFTSFLDPDEWLQFQETTTRGDFEGIGTMLRADPPRVIVDEVIEGGPAEHVGMKAGDIITRVNNTSVVGMDINDVVKLIKGPAGTKVHITVTRGNKTIEFTITRARVEPPVVKYWMEDPKYKIGHIYLSEFNEKSLEQLNKAFSALQAQGMRALVFDLRSDPGGLLEKAVEIASIFIPKNSVPALHNNVVIIHEGDGEEQGRKLENVDTTYKHRVPLVVLVNDSSASASEIVTGAIKDYGAGTIIGQRTYGKGCVQTLFQLDDGSCLRLTTALYYPPKHYDINYQQDENHNRIPGTGGILPDIEVLPEPNWQGLNDKAHDRQLQAALAFLRDRLNGMSIMQATTAVKEAFSPKTTADAAKPIAIGGK, encoded by the coding sequence ATGAAACGAGAGATCGTGAGTCCTCTAGTCGTTAGTGTTGTTTTTCTGGCATTGTTGGCCGGTTTTGCCAGCAAAAGCCTTTCGCAGTCTGCCCTTCAACCAGGGTTCCATTCGGCTCGCTTCCTCCAGAGCGACGATGCCACGCAAAACCCACAGAATGCAAAAAACTCGGCCGATGCCGAGGCGATGTACGCCGAAGGACTATCGCTGCTACGCAAATACTACTATGGCAGTATAGGCGAAAACAAAACCCGCCAACTCACCTACGATGCCATTCGTGGCATGCTGTTGACACTTCACGACCCCTTTACTAGCTTCCTCGACCCAGACGAGTGGCTGCAGTTTCAAGAGACAACCACTCGTGGCGATTTTGAGGGTATTGGCACCATGCTCCGAGCCGACCCACCACGCGTGATCGTAGATGAGGTGATCGAAGGCGGCCCGGCCGAACATGTTGGAATGAAAGCGGGTGATATCATCACTCGCGTTAACAACACCTCCGTTGTTGGCATGGATATCAACGATGTGGTGAAACTGATCAAAGGACCGGCAGGGACCAAAGTGCACATCACGGTGACGCGTGGAAACAAGACCATCGAATTTACTATCACTCGTGCACGTGTGGAACCGCCTGTTGTTAAGTATTGGATGGAGGATCCAAAATACAAAATCGGTCACATCTACCTCTCCGAGTTCAACGAAAAGAGCCTGGAACAGCTCAACAAAGCCTTCTCGGCCCTTCAAGCTCAAGGCATGCGGGCCCTTGTTTTCGATCTCCGCTCCGACCCAGGTGGGCTGCTGGAAAAGGCTGTGGAGATCGCCTCCATCTTTATTCCGAAAAACAGCGTGCCTGCTCTCCACAATAACGTGGTGATCATCCATGAAGGGGACGGTGAGGAGCAGGGCCGAAAACTCGAAAACGTGGATACCACCTACAAACATCGTGTGCCGCTTGTCGTTTTGGTGAACGATTCTAGTGCCTCCGCCTCCGAAATCGTTACCGGTGCTATTAAGGATTATGGAGCAGGAACTATCATCGGGCAGCGCACCTATGGGAAAGGCTGCGTGCAAACGCTTTTTCAACTCGACGACGGCTCCTGTCTCAGGCTTACCACCGCGCTCTACTACCCCCCAAAGCACTACGATATCAATTATCAGCAGGATGAAAATCACAACCGTATTCCCGGTACTGGCGGCATTCTGCCCGATATCGAGGTGCTGCCGGAGCCGAATTGGCAAGGCCTTAACGATAAAGCCCACGACCGACAGCTGCAGGCCGCTCTCGCCTTCCTGCGAGACCGCCTCAACGGCATGAGCATTATGCAGGCAACGACAGCGGTAAAAGAGGCCTTTAGTCCGAAAACGACAGCCGATGCAGCCAAACCGATAGCCATAGGAGGGAAGTGA
- a CDS encoding peroxiredoxin family protein, with the protein MQTKSYSKGTLGALWGGVLVMLLALSSLAKPDSPYKAGDKVDFSLRNAEGKQVSLSQFKNKIVVLDFYGYY; encoded by the coding sequence ATGCAGACAAAGAGCTACTCAAAAGGGACTTTAGGTGCACTATGGGGTGGTGTTTTGGTGATGCTTTTAGCACTCAGTTCACTGGCCAAACCCGATAGTCCCTACAAAGCTGGCGATAAAGTGGATTTTAGCCTTCGCAATGCGGAAGGCAAACAGGTAAGCCTTTCCCAGTTCAAAAACAAGATCGTCGTGCTCGATTTTTATGGCTACTACTGA
- a CDS encoding class I fructose-bisphosphate aldolase, producing MTERVKEILSWYSSDNPGTLTNLARLLNHGRLAGTGRLVILPVDQGFEHGPARSFGPNPPAYDPRYHFELAIEAGCNAYAAPLGFLEAGAREYAGEIPLILKLNDHDVLYDEADPNQALTASVADALRLGCVAIGFTIYPGSAHRLEMYSQIRACAEEAKRHGLAVVIWSYPRGSGLSQQGQTAIDVVGYAAHIAAQLGAHIIKVKLPTAYIEQEAARKVYEAQKIPIETLADRVRHVVDCAFKGRRIVIFSGGAFETEEKLLEEIRAIREGGGFGSIIGRNSFQRPKPEAVRLLHKIMDIYAS from the coding sequence ATGACGGAGCGTGTGAAAGAGATCTTAAGCTGGTACAGCAGCGATAACCCCGGTACCCTCACCAACCTGGCGCGGTTGTTGAACCATGGGCGTTTGGCGGGAACGGGACGACTGGTGATTCTTCCGGTAGATCAGGGCTTTGAACATGGGCCTGCGCGCAGTTTCGGCCCGAACCCACCGGCCTACGACCCGCGCTACCATTTTGAGCTGGCCATTGAGGCCGGCTGCAATGCCTATGCCGCCCCTTTGGGCTTCCTCGAAGCCGGTGCACGCGAATATGCCGGTGAGATTCCACTCATTCTCAAGCTCAACGACCATGATGTACTGTACGACGAAGCGGACCCCAACCAGGCTCTCACGGCCAGTGTGGCCGATGCCCTGCGGCTTGGGTGTGTGGCCATTGGGTTTACTATCTACCCGGGTTCAGCCCATCGGCTCGAGATGTACAGTCAAATCCGTGCCTGTGCTGAGGAGGCCAAACGCCATGGGCTTGCCGTGGTCATCTGGTCTTACCCGCGCGGCTCCGGGCTAAGCCAACAGGGCCAGACCGCCATAGATGTGGTGGGCTATGCGGCCCATATTGCCGCACAACTAGGTGCGCACATTATTAAGGTGAAATTGCCAACCGCCTATATCGAGCAGGAGGCGGCACGAAAGGTCTATGAGGCGCAAAAAATCCCTATTGAGACGCTAGCCGACAGGGTGCGCCATGTGGTGGACTGCGCCTTCAAAGGGCGGCGCATCGTTATTTTCTCCGGTGGGGCTTTTGAAACGGAGGAAAAGCTCCTAGAAGAGATACGTGCTATCCGTGAAGGGGGCGGCTTTGGCTCCATCATCGGCCGCAATAGTTTCCAGCGTCCTAAACCAGAGGCCGTTCGGCTGCTGCATAAAATTATGGACATCTATGCAAGCTAG
- a CDS encoding RNA polymerase sigma factor, with product MKSGLSEQELAQRCREGSMEAFEELYARCSRAVYRYAYRMLNDADEADDVMQETFVRAFRMLPHFRGECNLLTWLIKIASNLCRDRYKTRMRRREVPFDDQLANRPDNSLWGRDPADIIVQQDLQERVRRVLAALPAAHREVIVLRDFEDLSYQEIAQILDCSISSIKLRLFRARRAFRERLESLLKA from the coding sequence GTGAAGTCAGGGCTATCAGAACAAGAGCTGGCGCAAAGATGCCGCGAGGGCAGTATGGAGGCTTTTGAAGAGCTTTATGCCCGCTGCTCGCGCGCCGTCTATCGCTATGCCTACCGCATGCTCAACGATGCCGATGAGGCCGACGACGTGATGCAGGAAACCTTCGTGCGTGCCTTTCGTATGTTGCCACATTTTCGTGGGGAGTGCAACCTGTTGACTTGGCTCATCAAGATCGCCAGCAACCTCTGTCGTGATCGCTATAAAACACGCATGCGACGGCGTGAAGTTCCCTTTGACGACCAGCTCGCCAATCGGCCCGACAACTCCCTTTGGGGCCGTGACCCGGCCGATATCATTGTGCAACAAGACCTCCAAGAACGCGTGCGTCGCGTGCTGGCCGCCCTGCCGGCGGCACATCGAGAGGTTATTGTGTTGCGTGACTTTGAGGATTTGAGCTATCAAGAGATAGCCCAAATCCTCGATTGCTCTATCTCCAGCATCAAACTCCGTCTGTTTCGTGCACGACGCGCCTTTAGGGAGAGGCTCGAATCGCTTTTGAAAGCCTAA
- a CDS encoding anti-sigma factor family protein, which produces MRDFENLTCRSTQLLLWDYLTGRLPEERMEDVERHLAACESCRVELESMKETHQWLRIAYSSEVPEPRSGWHTLRARLVQEELIPATSKRHTVPVVLLALLFLLPGFLAGRLLPHERTPKPTGLASTSVPSPGLTSEPSIIAPPHSDTVASSLLGLDNPTISTAEDDTVTAPPVKRHQSTKSEEHHPHKHSSAPKNVPTTKPFKRHSSVVPTSNAPVLASKSEASAMTSSQVAKAPSATQNTTAEAQFVLTSLQPDSPDRQTIY; this is translated from the coding sequence ATGCGAGATTTTGAAAATTTAACTTGCCGCTCCACCCAACTGCTGTTGTGGGACTATCTTACAGGGCGCTTGCCTGAAGAGCGTATGGAGGATGTTGAACGCCATCTTGCCGCATGCGAAAGCTGCCGTGTCGAACTTGAAAGCATGAAAGAGACACACCAATGGCTTCGAATCGCTTATTCCTCCGAAGTGCCCGAACCGCGCTCCGGTTGGCATACCCTGCGTGCACGCCTCGTACAAGAAGAGCTGATTCCGGCAACCTCCAAAAGGCACACGGTACCTGTGGTGCTGCTCGCCCTGCTTTTCCTTTTACCGGGCTTTTTGGCCGGGCGTCTTCTCCCGCATGAGCGGACTCCAAAACCGACGGGGCTTGCAAGCACCTCTGTTCCCTCACCCGGTCTCACTTCGGAGCCAAGCATTATCGCACCTCCTCACTCCGACACCGTTGCTAGTAGCTTGCTTGGATTAGATAACCCAACCATCTCCACAGCTGAAGACGACACGGTAACAGCGCCACCTGTAAAGAGGCATCAGAGCACCAAATCGGAAGAACATCATCCGCACAAGCATAGCAGTGCTCCTAAAAACGTGCCGACAACGAAGCCTTTTAAACGTCATTCGTCTGTCGTTCCAACTTCCAACGCCCCTGTGCTAGCAAGTAAGTCCGAGGCCTCTGCAATGACATCGAGCCAGGTGGCCAAGGCACCTTCCGCTACTCAAAATACAACGGCAGAAGCCCAGTTTGTTCTAACGAGTCTACAGCCCGACTCGCCAGACCGACAGACGATCTATTAA